The Polyangium mundeleinium genome contains the following window.
CCGGCACCGGCAGCGCGCTCCGCTACAGCGGCACCCTCGGCCAGCGCATGATCTACGCCGCGCGCCGCTACCCCAAGCCCGAGCACGGCGTCTCCGTCGTGCGCATCGCCGTGCCGCTCACCGGCGTCGACGCGGCCATCGGGAGCGCGCGCATCTTCTTGCTCGTCGGCATCGCCGTCGCGATCGCCGCGGCCGTGGCGATGAGCGCATTCGGCACGTACCTGCTCACGCGCCCCGTCCGTAGCCTGACCGAGGCTGCGCTGGCGATGGCCGGCGGCAACCTCGCGATCCACGCGCCCGCGCAGGGCACCGACGAGACCGCGCAGCTCGGTCGTGCCTTGAACCGCCTGTCGAGTGAGCTGCTCGCCGCGATCGAAGAGCTCCGCGACGAGCGGGATCTCCTCGCCTCGATCCTCGACGGCATGAACGAGGGCGTGCTCGTCACCGACGGCGACGCGCGGATCGTCCTCGCGAACCGCGCGCTGCGCGGCATGACGCTCGTCGGGGAAGGCACGATCGGCAAGAGCGTGATCGAGGTCATCCGCAACGCCTCGCTCCAAGAAGCGCTCGATCGCGCCGCTGCGGGGAGCGAGGCCGTCGTGCGTGAGGTCGAGCTCTCGGGCCTGCTCCCGCGCAAGCTCCTCGTGCGGGTCTCCAAGCTCCCGACGCGCAAGGATCGTGATCGTCAGACCACCAACGATCGCGGCCTCATCGCCGTCTTCCACGACGTCACGGACCTCCGGCGCCTGGAGACGATCCGCACCGACTTCGTGGCGAACGTCTCGCACGAGCTCCGCACGCCGGTCACGGCCATCAGCACCGCGGCCGAGACGCTCCTCGCCGGCGCGCTCGCCGAGCCCGAAGAGGCCGCCGAGTTCGTCGACGTCATCGATCGTCACGCCAAACGCCTGCGCCAGCTCGTCGACGACCTGCTCGATCTCTCGAAGATCGAGAGCAAGAACTACCGCTTGAAGCTCGTCGAGCAGGACGTGATTCCCGCCGTCACGCATGTCGCGCGTCTGCTCGACGAGGCCGCGCGGCGCCGCAAGGTCGAGGTCCGCGTCGAGCGCCCCGAGAGCCCGCTGCCGGCGCGCATCGATCGCCGCGCCATGGAGCAGGTCCTCATGAACCTGTGCGACAACGCCACGAAATACGCCGGCGAGGGCGCGCATGTCGTCGTCACGGCGCGCCCGAAGGCCGGCGGCGGCGTGGAGCTCAGCGTGAAGGACGACGGCCCTGGCATCCCGCCGGCGCACCTCGGCCGCATTTTCGAGCGCTTCTATCGCGTCGACGCGGGCCGCTCGCGTGACCTCGGAGGCACGGGCCTCGGCCTCAGTATCGTCAAGCACCTCGTGGAGCTCATGAACGGCACGATCGACGTGGAGAGCGAGCTCGGAAAAGGCTCGACGTTCACGGTGCGACTTCCGCCCACGGGTGAACGGGCGTCGCGCGACCGGATGTAGCTTTCACCGCGAGACAAAAAGAATCCGTTCGGGCTTTTGCTGCGGCCCCCGGCTCTGGCACATTTCCGTCATGCTGAGCCGTAGAAGCTTCCTTCGCGCAACCGTCGTCACCCTCGGCGCCGCTTTTGTTCCTGGATGCGGCGACGATACCTCGAGCACTGCGGGCAATCGCGAGCTCGTGGACGGGACGGGATATTTCCCGCAATCCGTCGCCTCGGGGGATCCACGCCCGAAGAGCGTCGTCGTCTGGACGCGCGTCGTCGACAGCGAAAAGGCGGGCTGGGACCTCGACATCGAGCTCGAGGTCGCGCTCGACTCCGCATTCACGAAGCCCGTCTCCGAGCCCATCAAGCTCCAGGCCCTCGCCGCCTACGACAACTGCGTCAAGGCGCGGATCGTCGGCGAACCCGGCAAGACCTATTATTACCGATTCGTCTACGAGCGCGGCGGCATCCATTACGTGTCCCGCGTCGGCCGCACGAAGACGGCGCCCGAGGAGGACGCGGACGTGCCGGTGCGCTTCGCCTTCGTCTCCTGCCAGGATTTCGTGGGTCGGTATTACAACACGCTCCTCGCGCTGGGGAACGAGGACCTCGATTTCGTGGTGCACCTCGGCGATTACATTTACGAGACGACCGGCGACCCCTCGTTCCAGACGCCGGACGATGCACGCAAGGTCGTTTTCCGCGACCCGGCCTCCGCGATCGAGCTCGGGGCGAGCGGCGATGTGAAGTTCTACGCGGCGAAATCCCTCGACAACTACCGCGATCTCTACCGCACCTATCGCTCCGACCTCGCGCTCCAGGCCATGCACGAAAAATTCCCGATGATCCCGACCTGGGACGATCACGAATTCTCGAACGACTGCTGGGGCGCGAACGCCACGTACCTGAGCGGCCGGGCGAGCGAGCTCGACGTGGCGCGCCGGAAGGCGGCAAACCAGGCATGGTTCGAGTACCAGCCCGTCGACTATGCCGACGATCCCGCATTCACGTACGATCCCGCCGCCGAGGTTCCGAACGATATCCGCATCTATCGCGATTTCACGTTCGGCAAACACATCCACCTGGTCGTGACCGACCTCCGCAGCTACCGGCCCGATCACCTGATC
Protein-coding sequences here:
- a CDS encoding HAMP domain-containing sensor histidine kinase, which codes for MIGRLGIRAKLILASVVLMLLAGLAIERFGSRSLEALMIERTMVQLTGELRLCEDIVRRRCEHSPCAEGATLDALSDELGTLAGGRITLIAPGGAVLGDSELTHDEVLRTENHAAREEIASALATGTGSALRYSGTLGQRMIYAARRYPKPEHGVSVVRIAVPLTGVDAAIGSARIFLLVGIAVAIAAAVAMSAFGTYLLTRPVRSLTEAALAMAGGNLAIHAPAQGTDETAQLGRALNRLSSELLAAIEELRDERDLLASILDGMNEGVLVTDGDARIVLANRALRGMTLVGEGTIGKSVIEVIRNASLQEALDRAAAGSEAVVREVELSGLLPRKLLVRVSKLPTRKDRDRQTTNDRGLIAVFHDVTDLRRLETIRTDFVANVSHELRTPVTAISTAAETLLAGALAEPEEAAEFVDVIDRHAKRLRQLVDDLLDLSKIESKNYRLKLVEQDVIPAVTHVARLLDEAARRRKVEVRVERPESPLPARIDRRAMEQVLMNLCDNATKYAGEGAHVVVTARPKAGGGVELSVKDDGPGIPPAHLGRIFERFYRVDAGRSRDLGGTGLGLSIVKHLVELMNGTIDVESELGKGSTFTVRLPPTGERASRDRM